ACGCCCTTCTGCCGGTGATCACGATCCTCGGCCTGTCGGTGCCCGACCTGCTCGGGGGTTCGGTGATCTTCGAGACGATCTTCGCGATCCCGGGGATGGGCCAACTGTTCTACCAGGGAGTGATGTCGCGGGACTACCCGCTGATCATGGGGATCCTGACGATCGGCGCGTTCCTCACCCTCCTTGGCAACCTGCTGGCGGACGTGGGGTACGCCCTCGCCGATCCGCGAATCCGGCAGGCGTGAGATAGCGATGAACGGATCCCCGGGCATCGGGCGCGACTTCGCGCGGAGGCTCCTCCGGAACCGGCTGGCGGCTGCGGGCGGCGCGGTCATCCTCTTCTTCTTCCTCGTCTCGGCGCTCCCGGGCCTCTTCGCCTCGCACGAGCCGAATCGGATCGACATCGTGAACATCCTGCAACCCCCCTCGGCGGCGCACCCCCTCGGGACGGACGACCTCGGGCGGGACGTCCTCGCCCGGGTGGTCCACGGCGCGCGCGTGTCCCTCAAGGTCGGGTTCGTCGCGGTCGGGATCGCCACCGCGCTTGGGCTGTTCGTGGGGCTTCTGTCGGGCTTCTACGGCGGGTGGGTCGACGCGGTCCTGATGCGGTTCGTCGACATGATGCTCTGCTTCCCGACCTTCTTCCTCATCCTGGCGGTCATCGCCTTCCTCGAGCCGTCGATCTGGAACATCATGGCGGTCATCGGCCTGACCGGCTGGATGGGGGTGGCGCGCCTGGTCCGGGCGGAGACCCTCTCCCTCAAGGAGCGCGACTTCGTCGCGGCGGCGCGGGCGCAGGGGGCCGGCGACGCCCGGATCATCTTCCGCCACGTCCTCCCCAACACGCTGGCGCCGATCCTGGTGGCGGCCACGCTCGGGGTCGCGGGGGCGATCCTCACCGAATCGGCGCTGTCGTTCCTCGGGATCGGCGTGCAGCCGCCAACCCCCTCGTGGGGGAACATCCTCACCGCGGGGAAGGACAACATCGAGTACGCGTGGTGGCTCTCCCTCTTCCCCGGGCTCGCGATCCTCGTGACCGTGCTCGGATACAACCTGCTGGGCGAGGGGATCCGCGACGCCGCGGACCCGCGCCTGAAAGGCCGGTGAGTACTTGATGCCGGAGACGCTGCTCGAGGTGCGGGGGCTGCGACTCTCCTTCGGGACGGAGGAGGGAACCGTGCGGGCTCTCTTCGGCGTCTCCTTCTCCGTCGCTCCCGCGGAGACGGTGGGGCTGGTCGGCGAGTCGGGGTGCGGCAAGACGGTCACGGCGTTGTCGATTCTACGGCTCCTGTCGTCGCCTCCCGCCGTCGTCGAGGCGGGGGAGATCCGGTTCCGCGGCGAGGACCTGCTCGCCCTCCCGGAGAAGCGGATGTGCGGGGTGCGGGGAAAATCGATCTCGATGATCTTCCAGGAGCCGATGTCGTCCCTGAACCCCGTGCTGACGGTGGGGG
This genomic window from Deltaproteobacteria bacterium contains:
- a CDS encoding ABC transporter permease, which produces MNGSPGIGRDFARRLLRNRLAAAGGAVILFFFLVSALPGLFASHEPNRIDIVNILQPPSAAHPLGTDDLGRDVLARVVHGARVSLKVGFVAVGIATALGLFVGLLSGFYGGWVDAVLMRFVDMMLCFPTFFLILAVIAFLEPSIWNIMAVIGLTGWMGVARLVRAETLSLKERDFVAAARAQGAGDARIIFRHVLPNTLAPILVAATLGVAGAILTESALSFLGIGVQPPTPSWGNILTAGKDNIEYAWWLSLFPGLAILVTVLGYNLLGEGIRDAADPRLKGR